A genomic window from Sphingobacterium sp. BN32 includes:
- a CDS encoding bestrophin family protein: MIVYNPKDWFKTISYLHNSKIFKRLLPYLIISIFVSWGLAYLELEYLKLSDRSWIKNITTVHNLLGFVLSLLLVFRTNTAYDRWWEARKQWGALTNTSRTLAIKMNAFLDPLDKVNRSFYRKSITLFAETLYTYLRSDYTKFMLDEVEHPELNALDEKKHGPNQVAALIYKKTNLLYKEGKLSGDQFILINKELTALTEVTGACERIKNTPIPLGYSAFIKTFIVLYTVTLPIGLVFSMGYFVIAAVPFIFYVLATLEMIGESIEDPFGSDSDDLPIEKISANIKKHTQEILLA; encoded by the coding sequence ATGATTGTTTACAACCCCAAGGACTGGTTTAAGACCATTAGTTATCTTCACAATAGCAAAATATTCAAACGTCTTTTACCCTATCTTATCATTTCTATATTTGTTTCCTGGGGCCTGGCATACCTCGAATTAGAATATCTAAAACTCTCCGACCGGAGCTGGATAAAGAATATTACGACTGTTCACAACCTTCTAGGCTTCGTGTTATCCCTGCTCCTCGTTTTTAGAACCAATACTGCATACGACCGCTGGTGGGAAGCGCGCAAGCAATGGGGCGCATTGACAAATACTAGCCGCACCCTTGCCATTAAGATGAATGCTTTTCTAGATCCGCTTGATAAAGTAAATCGTAGTTTTTATAGAAAGTCCATCACGTTATTTGCCGAAACCTTATACACCTACCTGCGTTCTGATTACACAAAATTCATGTTGGATGAAGTCGAGCACCCGGAACTAAACGCATTGGATGAAAAGAAGCATGGCCCGAATCAGGTTGCTGCATTAATCTATAAGAAGACGAATTTATTATATAAAGAAGGAAAGCTATCGGGTGATCAATTTATTTTGATCAATAAGGAACTGACTGCGCTTACGGAAGTAACCGGCGCATGCGAGCGCATCAAAAACACGCCAATACCGTTAGGCTACAGTGCTTTTATCAAAACCTTCATTGTTTTGTATACAGTGACACTCCCAATTGGATTGGTATTTTCCATGGGCTATTTTGTAATTGCCGCTGTTCCTTTTATTTTCTACGTGCTTGCCACGTTGGAGATGATTGGTGAATCGATCGAAGATCCCTTTGGTTCGGACTCGGATGACCTACCGATTGAGAAAATCTCAGCTAACATCAAGAAACATACGCAGGAAATACTCCTCGCCTAA
- a CDS encoding AraC family transcriptional regulator → MIAKNESSNTKAYMSHETEGKLLNALNEWEQERYFLNPACSITSAAREIGCNSKYLSYVVNKNKGSDFPNYVNNLRICFLEDYLRKTEQARSFKLAYLAAYCGFSSYGKFAKSIKDHRGLNPTQFIVYFDQNIA, encoded by the coding sequence ATGATTGCGAAAAACGAATCTTCTAACACGAAGGCTTACATGAGCCATGAAACAGAGGGCAAACTTTTAAATGCACTAAACGAATGGGAACAAGAACGCTACTTCCTTAATCCAGCGTGTTCCATTACATCAGCAGCTCGCGAAATCGGCTGTAATTCCAAGTATCTTTCCTACGTCGTAAACAAGAACAAAGGGAGTGATTTTCCAAACTATGTAAATAATCTGCGAATTTGCTTTTTGGAAGACTACCTTCGTAAAACCGAACAGGCACGAAGTTTTAAATTAGCTTATCTAGCAGCTTACTGCGGCTTTTCGTCCTACGGAAAATTTGCGAAATCAATTAAAGATCATCGTGGGCTTAATCCAACCCAGTTTATTGTTTATTTTGATCAAAACATTGCTTAA
- a CDS encoding DUF1573 domain-containing protein has product MSRLVYNCYILLFILSSCSDFKGKKTKIEIIDNDRHYYPILTGQDLDVVYKFKNTGDVPLLLTDIITSCGCLVVNKITTKNVPPGEEGVISLKFNSAKNIGYAKHYIELYGNFATTDKEELIFDVNVVPNALYTKDYEELHKEAKDKNGNIKDMVDGKENNLGYYLKLN; this is encoded by the coding sequence ATGAGTAGATTAGTATATAATTGTTACATACTGTTGTTCATTCTTTCCTCTTGCTCAGATTTCAAAGGAAAAAAAACAAAGATTGAGATCATTGATAATGATCGCCATTACTATCCGATTCTTACGGGACAAGACTTAGATGTAGTTTATAAATTTAAGAACACAGGGGATGTTCCGCTGCTGCTTACCGATATTATTACATCCTGTGGCTGTCTGGTCGTTAATAAAATCACGACGAAGAACGTTCCACCCGGAGAAGAAGGAGTGATCAGTCTGAAATTTAATAGCGCCAAAAACATAGGATATGCGAAGCACTACATCGAGCTTTATGGCAACTTTGCAACGACCGATAAGGAAGAGTTGATATTTGATGTGAACGTGGTTCCCAACGCATTATACACGAAGGACTATGAAGAACTTCATAAAGAAGCGAAGGATAAAAACGGAAATATTAAAGATATGGTCGATGGAAAAGAGAATAATTTAGGATATTATCTTAAATTAAATTAA
- a CDS encoding DUF4838 domain-containing protein: MLLFNIIFSCFIMLFTSCGSDFNELDANAYVLTAEQDAASEQWQEYLFNHLSKRSAKKGLISRSEDDEHIAANQKQIHVEIAPDLNNDYCIQHTKEKLHLRVKTKAIATWMSYQLIESLGQVKKVINTDDLPPAIIKFNNQCKDFDFVYREPHYAPNTNIEYAALLGTNNLDSEWGIWGHNITRVLQDAPGIWAEVDGKITQEQYCFSSDSLYNQLKVYIQDNFSDKPEEGMKFMIAPNDNLLSCTCDRCQATGNTDKNAAPAVVLLINKLAKEFRQHQFFTIRYHSVNEPPAYEFEDNAGLFFSTIELPKITDLKDNSSFQSLIDEIEAWKSKTKTIYLWDYASNFDDYLTPLPSLSVLKAQLQGFKKEGVEGVFLNASGYDYSSFDDLKTYVAAALMINTELDIHTLTRAYFKKLYPKSHQLLADYYLQMEDDFAKKAKPYSLYAGFSEVKTSYFDADKFLSFNKALQSILPKTKGFEREALEKLLAAFRYTSLQIAYNKGTGTGGAFEVVNQQVRPNHAANTLIKQLKKDVDHGIIKRYKEADGELNDYLAQWTSYSEKLQKPNQLRPEQLLTALSNENDVLDKSVLADGVLGFSNDFHQGWLTANKQLTLVLEAGALSQKKTMQLRFLKNNRHKYAAPSRVAILQAGKPVFQTDISDVREGESVYTLSIPLDGLKADVVSEIKISSSNAQLSRLGLDEVQVFN; encoded by the coding sequence ATGTTGCTTTTTAATATCATCTTCAGCTGTTTTATCATGTTGTTTACCTCTTGTGGATCCGATTTTAATGAATTAGATGCTAATGCTTATGTATTGACGGCAGAACAAGATGCAGCGAGCGAGCAATGGCAAGAGTATCTGTTCAATCATTTGAGCAAGAGAAGCGCCAAGAAAGGACTCATTAGCCGTTCGGAAGACGATGAGCATATCGCGGCGAATCAAAAACAGATACATGTGGAGATTGCACCTGACTTGAATAACGACTACTGTATACAGCATACAAAAGAAAAGTTACATCTACGCGTAAAGACGAAAGCGATTGCCACCTGGATGAGCTATCAGTTGATCGAAAGCTTGGGACAGGTTAAAAAGGTAATTAATACCGATGACCTGCCGCCTGCAATTATCAAATTTAATAATCAATGTAAGGATTTCGATTTCGTATATCGTGAACCACATTATGCCCCGAACACAAATATAGAATACGCAGCATTATTAGGAACCAACAACCTGGACAGCGAATGGGGGATATGGGGACATAATATCACACGTGTCCTACAAGATGCGCCCGGTATATGGGCGGAGGTGGATGGCAAGATAACACAAGAGCAATATTGCTTCAGCAGTGATTCCCTTTACAATCAGTTGAAAGTATACATTCAAGATAATTTTAGCGATAAGCCTGAAGAGGGAATGAAGTTCATGATTGCGCCAAATGATAACCTATTGTCTTGTACCTGCGACCGATGTCAAGCGACAGGGAATACGGATAAAAATGCAGCGCCTGCCGTTGTCTTATTGATCAACAAACTGGCGAAGGAGTTTAGACAGCATCAATTCTTTACCATTAGATATCACTCGGTCAATGAGCCCCCGGCTTATGAATTCGAAGACAATGCCGGACTTTTCTTCAGCACTATCGAGCTACCTAAAATTACCGATTTAAAGGACAATTCTAGCTTTCAATCGTTAATAGATGAAATCGAGGCCTGGAAATCGAAAACAAAGACCATCTACTTGTGGGATTACGCATCGAATTTCGACGATTATTTAACGCCCTTACCATCGCTATCTGTTTTGAAAGCACAGCTTCAAGGCTTCAAGAAAGAGGGAGTGGAAGGTGTATTCTTAAATGCCTCGGGATATGACTATAGTAGCTTCGATGATCTAAAAACATATGTGGCTGCCGCACTAATGATTAATACAGAACTGGATATACATACATTGACAAGAGCATATTTTAAGAAGCTCTATCCGAAATCACATCAGTTGCTCGCTGACTATTACCTACAAATGGAAGACGATTTTGCCAAGAAAGCTAAGCCATACTCGTTGTATGCTGGTTTTTCGGAAGTGAAAACATCTTACTTTGATGCCGACAAATTCTTATCGTTTAACAAGGCTTTGCAGAGCATTCTTCCTAAGACCAAAGGATTTGAACGCGAAGCATTGGAAAAGCTACTGGCGGCATTCCGTTATACGAGCTTGCAGATTGCGTATAACAAAGGCACAGGGACCGGAGGTGCATTTGAAGTTGTTAATCAGCAGGTACGTCCAAATCATGCTGCAAACACATTGATCAAGCAGTTGAAAAAAGATGTAGACCATGGGATTATTAAGCGCTATAAGGAAGCCGATGGCGAGCTGAACGATTATCTGGCACAATGGACTTCTTATTCGGAGAAGTTACAGAAGCCGAACCAACTGCGGCCTGAACAACTGCTCACGGCGTTAAGTAATGAAAATGACGTTCTAGACAAAAGTGTGCTGGCCGACGGCGTACTTGGATTTAGCAACGACTTTCATCAGGGATGGCTCACAGCAAATAAGCAGTTGACATTGGTTTTAGAAGCAGGTGCCTTGTCACAGAAGAAAACAATGCAACTCAGATTTCTAAAAAACAATCGCCACAAATACGCTGCTCCGAGCAGAGTAGCGATCCTCCAAGCAGGCAAACCTGTATTCCAGACCGACATCAGTGATGTGCGAGAAGGAGAATCGGTCTACACGCTAAGCATTCCACTAGATGGCTTAAAAGCGGATGTCGTTAGCGAAATTAAAATCAGTTCAAGTAATGCTCAACTATCGAGACTAGGTTTGGATGAAGTTCAAGTTTTTAATTAA
- a CDS encoding tetratricopeptide repeat protein, with protein sequence MNSNFTYLRTGIFMLLLCTGSMVDFSGNRLYGQQKVSISDKGNVVKKINALYHAGKLQDGKQLTEINLQKSPKDSDLKMLLGKYYVMTKQYDKARFELNKSLEFNPGNVDSRHLLVTVETETKRYSSAICYVNELLEVNPYWKGLWRKKIELYRLQGNEVEANRLLKRISQIFPEDGQIQEDLNYQMELTANNKRKSGRIDDAIEVNKLLMQEKPRNIEVYMDLINSYIKAGDYNSAMVTTERGLNTFPSNAALRQKKIALLEQNKRYDEILAFIKNDPSAINGGQYNYFLLEAARSAKQNDPAVLYGKILDATPGNEEAFQVVFNSLVAQQQYDEALRRMHSFMRIKGNSKTLAAKELELYRLKNDHSKVNQLTKTMFLNYPNDSDLKEGFVKVISEEIKDHLAAEEWNLAETKLRQLIPHANAEYRDFINNSLQNAYYQQGKFTEALQIIEEMHRVNPSDANLAVKKASIYMRLQQYDKAVASYEALLGSLKPEQQFYYLTGFNDMMAQVVKESTESQRYRDAMNWVTRWLAVAPKNHQALLYAVNLSHQLQDKAQMLAFAKRANEAYPEESLFKVRLASAMQLNGAPTKDIWEMMGQEIIRNPYHNEVVNAYVQASQDHATQLLSEKAEKEVLEVTDQALRYQPTNKELKYLKGLAYEKLKQYDSAYYYQSFYEPSLLELDEFKANLKYLNYRMYQNEFAISHMRSRYGDYYSIQTISALEYMRKGAKNNYTARVFYSGREEGKGVQGQLEWGRNWNSNWASRIDVSGANKYFSKFAVHGAVIRTLPKDWEIELGLGHRKLYNDEKMSSAVVGFGKDIKQFRLQAKFTQAVLQEKWVYNIAAQARYSFDNPKNYVVALANLGSTPDVDILDYQSFNTLSVMNSMVGTGLGRLITKNVSASVMGTWYNFQTSPNPVQYRNLYNLFLQANVAF encoded by the coding sequence ATGAACAGCAATTTCACATATCTCCGCACGGGAATATTCATGCTCCTGCTATGCACTGGCAGCATGGTCGATTTCTCCGGCAATAGGCTCTATGGCCAACAAAAAGTCAGCATCAGCGATAAAGGCAATGTTGTAAAGAAAATAAACGCTTTATATCATGCTGGTAAACTCCAGGATGGCAAGCAATTGACAGAAATCAATTTGCAGAAATCTCCAAAGGATTCTGATCTTAAAATGCTATTGGGAAAATACTATGTTATGACCAAACAATACGATAAAGCTCGTTTTGAATTGAACAAATCCTTAGAATTCAATCCAGGGAATGTCGACTCCCGTCATCTTTTAGTAACGGTCGAAACAGAAACCAAGCGGTATTCCAGTGCCATTTGCTATGTTAATGAACTACTGGAGGTTAATCCCTATTGGAAAGGACTCTGGCGCAAAAAGATTGAGCTTTATAGGCTGCAGGGCAATGAGGTCGAAGCCAACCGCCTATTAAAACGTATTTCTCAGATCTTTCCAGAGGATGGGCAGATCCAGGAAGACCTCAACTATCAAATGGAATTAACTGCGAATAACAAACGTAAATCCGGACGCATTGACGATGCTATCGAAGTCAATAAGCTGCTTATGCAAGAAAAGCCAAGGAACATCGAAGTCTACATGGATTTGATAAACAGTTATATTAAAGCAGGCGATTATAACAGTGCTATGGTAACGACCGAGCGTGGCTTGAATACCTTTCCAAGCAATGCGGCCTTGAGACAAAAGAAAATCGCTTTGTTGGAACAGAATAAACGCTATGATGAGATTCTTGCCTTTATTAAGAATGATCCCTCAGCTATCAATGGTGGGCAATACAATTACTTTCTTTTAGAAGCGGCCAGATCTGCTAAGCAGAACGACCCGGCAGTGCTGTACGGAAAGATTTTGGATGCAACGCCAGGAAATGAAGAAGCCTTCCAAGTCGTATTTAATAGTTTAGTGGCACAACAGCAATACGATGAAGCATTGCGCAGAATGCATAGCTTTATGCGAATCAAAGGTAACTCGAAGACGCTCGCTGCAAAGGAACTTGAATTATACCGCCTTAAAAACGATCATTCTAAAGTCAACCAGCTCACAAAGACGATGTTCTTGAACTATCCGAACGATAGCGACCTAAAGGAAGGATTTGTTAAAGTGATCAGCGAAGAGATTAAAGATCACCTGGCTGCAGAGGAATGGAACCTCGCCGAAACTAAACTCCGTCAGCTGATTCCTCACGCAAATGCAGAATATCGCGACTTTATCAATAATAGCTTACAGAACGCATACTATCAACAAGGCAAGTTTACAGAAGCTCTTCAAATTATCGAAGAAATGCATCGCGTGAATCCTAGTGACGCCAATCTTGCTGTAAAAAAAGCGAGCATCTATATGCGTCTACAACAGTATGACAAAGCCGTAGCTAGTTATGAAGCCTTATTGGGGAGCTTAAAACCCGAACAACAATTCTATTACCTGACTGGGTTTAATGATATGATGGCTCAAGTAGTCAAAGAAAGTACAGAATCTCAGCGTTATAGAGATGCCATGAATTGGGTAACTCGTTGGTTGGCAGTGGCTCCAAAGAATCATCAAGCGTTGCTTTATGCGGTAAATCTATCGCATCAATTGCAAGATAAAGCTCAGATGCTTGCTTTTGCAAAGCGTGCAAACGAAGCCTATCCGGAAGAGAGCCTATTTAAAGTGCGCCTAGCGTCTGCCATGCAATTGAACGGTGCTCCGACCAAAGATATTTGGGAAATGATGGGTCAAGAGATCATTCGTAATCCCTATCATAACGAAGTCGTTAATGCCTATGTGCAAGCGTCGCAGGATCATGCCACGCAGCTGTTGTCGGAAAAAGCCGAAAAGGAAGTCTTAGAAGTAACGGACCAGGCCTTGCGATATCAGCCAACAAACAAGGAACTTAAATATTTGAAGGGCCTTGCTTATGAAAAATTGAAGCAATACGATTCGGCTTATTACTATCAGTCGTTTTACGAGCCTAGCTTGTTAGAGCTAGACGAGTTCAAAGCCAATTTAAAATATCTGAATTATAGAATGTATCAGAACGAATTTGCCATCAGTCATATGCGCTCTCGCTATGGCGACTACTATTCGATCCAAACGATTTCTGCATTAGAATACATGCGTAAGGGCGCTAAAAATAACTATACCGCGCGCGTTTTCTACTCGGGTCGGGAAGAGGGCAAAGGCGTTCAGGGACAGTTAGAATGGGGTAGGAACTGGAATAGCAATTGGGCGTCTAGAATCGATGTTAGCGGCGCTAACAAATATTTCTCTAAATTTGCCGTTCACGGTGCTGTTATTCGAACTCTTCCGAAGGACTGGGAAATAGAATTAGGCCTCGGACACAGGAAACTTTATAATGATGAAAAGATGAGCTCCGCTGTTGTAGGTTTCGGAAAAGACATCAAGCAGTTCAGGTTGCAAGCCAAATTTACACAGGCAGTATTGCAAGAGAAATGGGTTTACAATATAGCAGCGCAAGCACGGTATAGTTTCGATAATCCTAAGAATTATGTAGTCGCTTTAGCTAATTTGGGTTCCACTCCTGATGTCGATATTCTCGACTACCAAAGTTTCAATACCCTTTCGGTGATGAATAGTATGGTAGGAACAGGACTTGGACGCTTGATAACCAAAAATGTATCAGCAAGTGTTATGGGTACTTGGTACAACTTTCAAACCAGCCCTAACCCCGTACAGTACCGTAATTTATATAACTTATTTTTACAAGCCAATGTTGCTTTTTAA
- a CDS encoding glycosyltransferase family 2 protein, which produces MLDILFSIYGYGIFFYATSITLIYLSLAVMGYFNIWRHKTRYTRREERILVEYPEAAPGISIVAPAYNEEVIVIDSVKSLLSLNYPNYEIIIVNDGSTDNTLELLISNFDMVEVPYAYINKVECRPMKRVFKSFNPLYEKVIVVDKVNGGTKADAMNAGVNVAKYDYFINTDVDCILAPDTLTKVILPVLDSDIPVIAVGATMRMANGCEVEEGKLKRVRPPRQVIPTFQETEYLRSYLVAKMGWSAINAIPNVSGGFGLFEKQTVIDCGGFDTNSHAEDMDMTLRMIAYKREHKQPYRIVQTPATCCWTEGPPNLNVLARQRTRWGRGLLQIFFVHRRFLFNKRYGRMGLVIMPYALFFELLAPIIETTGLFFLIFQLYTEQINFNTFWLMLLYVYLIGVSISTLTIVFDLSIKKQYKTFAEYLRLILFSSFEAFFYHPFVVFFSLKGYWQFLTKKKFKWGTMTRQGFQSNTESKAA; this is translated from the coding sequence ATGTTAGATATATTATTTTCTATCTATGGCTATGGCATTTTCTTCTATGCCACATCCATAACGCTGATCTATTTGTCGCTTGCGGTAATGGGCTACTTCAATATTTGGCGCCATAAGACCAGATATACCAGAAGGGAAGAACGCATTCTTGTTGAATATCCCGAAGCAGCACCAGGGATCTCCATTGTTGCGCCTGCCTATAACGAAGAGGTAATTGTTATCGACAGCGTAAAGTCGTTATTAAGCCTAAACTACCCGAATTACGAAATCATTATTGTGAATGATGGAAGTACGGATAACACGTTAGAACTTTTGATCTCCAATTTTGATATGGTGGAAGTTCCGTATGCTTATATCAATAAAGTAGAATGTAGACCGATGAAGCGTGTATTCAAGTCGTTCAACCCCTTATATGAAAAAGTCATCGTAGTTGATAAAGTGAACGGAGGGACAAAAGCGGACGCGATGAATGCAGGGGTTAATGTAGCGAAGTACGACTATTTCATCAATACGGACGTGGATTGCATCCTAGCGCCAGACACCCTAACCAAAGTCATTCTTCCGGTACTCGATTCGGATATCCCTGTTATCGCAGTAGGTGCTACAATGCGTATGGCGAATGGTTGCGAGGTGGAAGAAGGAAAGTTGAAGCGTGTTAGACCACCGAGACAAGTGATTCCTACATTTCAAGAAACGGAGTACCTACGCTCGTATTTGGTAGCAAAAATGGGCTGGTCGGCAATCAATGCAATACCAAATGTATCTGGAGGATTTGGTTTGTTTGAAAAACAAACGGTAATCGACTGTGGAGGCTTCGACACGAACTCGCACGCAGAGGATATGGATATGACGCTGCGCATGATCGCTTATAAGCGCGAGCACAAACAGCCTTATCGCATAGTCCAAACTCCAGCGACCTGTTGCTGGACCGAAGGACCACCAAATCTCAACGTCCTGGCTCGCCAAAGAACAAGATGGGGAAGAGGATTATTACAAATTTTCTTCGTACATCGCCGCTTTCTATTCAATAAACGGTACGGACGTATGGGCCTAGTCATTATGCCTTACGCACTGTTCTTTGAGTTGTTAGCACCAATTATTGAGACTACCGGCTTGTTCTTTCTCATCTTTCAGCTTTATACAGAACAAATTAACTTCAACACCTTTTGGTTAATGCTGCTCTATGTTTATCTGATTGGTGTCAGTATTTCAACCTTAACAATTGTATTCGACTTATCCATTAAAAAACAATATAAAACATTTGCAGAATATTTAAGGCTAATTCTATTTTCATCGTTCGAAGCGTTCTTCTATCACCCTTTCGTCGTGTTTTTCTCACTCAAAGGCTATTGGCAGTTCCTGACCAAGAAAAAATTCAAATGGGGAACTATGACCCGTCAAGGATTTCAATCGAATACCGAGTCAAAAGCAGCTTAA
- a CDS encoding HEAT repeat domain-containing protein, producing MDLSYYIQYYALYLESKFFGYPLIIRLTVLLVSILVLVYIFSLIRFLAINLYHKAIERRKNRIETKMGDRINAIIFDERNLSEEYVAFELADSIRLVKNKQDKMVFTDIIIDLIQLASGKKNKVNQQNVRALLNAYEIPCFWEKELLSSSSSRRRNALRKLDDLGNGCAGAIIMRSAYHKDKGLRKHARAAALQYDTNDPFKFLEDSFDSDFNALDEILIHHFLTSRAKSGPLPLLTRWVRTSENEAFRAFMIKEIGFFKQSEATPILASMLETEDSNILKIAIIETLGKLGHQEVEPNLFKLFPMTSKDVQRAIIKAITLFKSADGLRFLCYSYNRIVDNEIKIEVAYAIQQYGEEGSNALKELSAKSNEFGKKIFDQVTYQSGL from the coding sequence ATGGATCTCAGTTACTACATTCAATATTATGCGCTATACCTGGAGAGCAAGTTCTTCGGATATCCGCTGATCATCCGTCTAACGGTACTACTTGTATCGATTCTGGTGCTAGTCTACATATTTAGTTTAATCCGGTTCTTGGCGATTAATCTATATCATAAAGCGATCGAGCGCAGAAAGAATCGCATTGAAACGAAGATGGGGGATCGTATCAATGCTATTATTTTTGACGAGCGAAATCTTTCAGAGGAGTACGTGGCATTTGAACTTGCAGACTCTATCCGATTGGTTAAGAATAAACAGGATAAGATGGTGTTTACTGACATCATCATTGACCTGATACAACTTGCCTCAGGGAAGAAGAACAAAGTTAATCAACAGAATGTTCGGGCGCTATTGAATGCATACGAGATCCCATGTTTCTGGGAGAAAGAACTCTTGTCGAGCAGTTCCAGCCGCCGTAGGAATGCCTTACGCAAGCTTGACGACCTAGGCAATGGCTGTGCCGGTGCAATTATTATGCGTTCAGCGTATCACAAGGATAAAGGGCTAAGGAAGCATGCGCGTGCTGCAGCTTTACAATACGATACTAACGATCCGTTCAAATTCTTAGAAGACAGCTTTGATTCTGATTTTAATGCGCTAGACGAGATTCTTATTCACCATTTCTTAACGAGCAGGGCGAAAAGCGGACCTCTTCCATTGCTAACACGTTGGGTTAGGACTTCGGAGAACGAAGCATTTAGAGCTTTTATGATCAAAGAAATCGGATTCTTCAAACAGTCAGAAGCTACGCCTATTCTTGCAAGTATGTTGGAAACTGAAGACTCGAACATTTTGAAAATCGCAATAATCGAGACCTTAGGGAAATTAGGACATCAAGAAGTTGAACCCAATCTCTTCAAACTTTTTCCGATGACAAGCAAAGATGTGCAACGTGCTATCATTAAAGCAATAACACTTTTCAAATCAGCCGATGGCCTTCGCTTTCTGTGCTATAGCTATAATCGAATTGTCGACAATGAAATTAAAATTGAAGTAGCCTACGCTATTCAGCAGTACGGCGAAGAAGGCAGTAATGCATTAAAAGAGCTATCTGCGAAGAGCAATGAATTTGGAAAGAAAATCTTCGATCAGGTGACCTATCAATCAGGTTTGTAA